The Prunus persica cultivar Lovell chromosome G8, Prunus_persica_NCBIv2, whole genome shotgun sequence genome includes a region encoding these proteins:
- the LOC18768484 gene encoding ABC transporter C family member 5 — protein MGLTLLLNGTFASSPAQQSSITFLRALQGLPVLELSSIFINLVLFLAFLFIISARRIFVCLGRIRILKDDLASNASSIRHNTVVDAETREVRVGTDFKFSVFCCFYVLFVQVVLLGFDGVGLIRATSNGKVVDWSVLCLPAAQGLGWFVLSFAALHCKFKVSEKFPLLLRVWWSVSFLICLCTLYVDGRGFAIEGSKHLRSHVVANLAVTPALAFLCFVAFRGVTGIHVSGHSDLQEPLLLEEEAGCLKVTPYHEAGLFSLATLSWLNPLLSIGAKRPLEIKDIPLLAPQDRAKTNYKILNSNWEKLKVENPSKQPSLAWAILKSFWKEAACNAIFAGLNTLVSYVGPFMISYFVDYLGGIETFPHEGYILAGTFFAAKLVETLTTRQWYLGVDILGMHVRSALTAMVYRKGLRLSSTAKQSHTSGEIVNYMAVDVQRIGDYSWYLHDMWMLPMQIILALAILYKNVGIASVATLIATIISIVLTVPVAKIQEDYQDKLMTAKDERMRKTSECLRNMRILKLQAWEDRYRLKLEEMRGVEFKWLRKALYSQAFITFMFWSSPIFVSAVTFGTSIFLGHHLTAGGVLSALATFRILQEPLRNFPDLVSMMAQTKVSLDRISGFLQEEELQEDATIVLPRGITKTSVEIKDGAFSWDPSSPRPTLSGIQMKVERGMRVAVCGMVGSGKSSFLSCILGEIPKISGEVKLCGTAAYVPQSAWIQSGNIEENILFGSPMDKPKYKKVIHACSLKKDLELFSHGDQTIIGDRGINLSGGQKQRVQLARALYQDADIYLLDDPFSAVDAHTGSELFKEYILTALEDKTVIFVTHQVEFLPAADLILVLKGGRIMQAGKYDDLLQAGTDFKSLVSAHHEAIEAMDIPNYSSGDSDQSLCPDGSIELRKNRDTPSSSVDCLAKEVQEGASASEQKAIKEKKKAKRSRKKQLVQEEERVRGRVSMKVYLSYMAAAYKGWLIPPIIIAQAIFQFLQIASSWWMAWANPQTEGDQPKVSSMVLLVVYMALAFGSSWFIFVRAILVATFGLAAAQKLFVKMLGSVFRAPMSFFDSTPAGRILNRVSIDQSVVDLDIPFRLGGFASTTIQLIGIVGVMTTVTWQVLLLVIPMAIACLWMQKYYMASSRELVRIVSIQKSPIIHLFGESIAGAATIRGFGQEKRFMKRNLYLLDCFARPFFCSIAAIEWLCLRMELLSTFVFAFCMILLVSFPHGSIDPSMAGLAVTYGLNLNARLSRWILSFCKLENKIISIERIYQYSQIPSEAPPVIEDSHPPCTWPENGTIEMVDLKVRYKENLPVVLHGVTCTFPGGKNIGIVGRTGSGKSTLIQALFRLIEPAGGRILIDNVDISMIGLHDLRSRLSIIPQDPTLFEGTIRGNLDPLEEHLDHEIWQALDKSQLGDIIREKEQKLDTPVLENGDNWSVGQRQLVSLGRALLKQAKILVLDEATASVDTATDNLIQKIIRTEFKNCTVCTIAHRIPTVIDSDLVLVLSDGRVAEFDTPTRLLEDKSSMFLKLVTEYSSRSSGIPDF, from the exons ATGGGTCTCACTCTTTTGCTCAATGGAACCTTTGCTTCATCACCAGCTCAACAATCATCGATTACCTTTTTGAGAGCTTTGCAAGGTCTACCCGTTTTGGAACTCTCTtcaattttcatcaatttggTACTCTTTCTTGCCTTCCTCTTCATCATCTCAGCCAGGCGAATATTTGTTTGTCTGGGTCGGATTAGAATCCTTAAAGATGATTTGGCCTCGAATGCGAGCTCAATTCGGCATAATACTGTTGTTGATGCTGAAACTCGTGAGGTTAGAGTTGGTACAGACTTCAAATTTTCGGTCTTTTGTTGCTTCTATGTGTTGTTTGTACAAGTTgtgttgttgggttttgatggGGTTGGTCTGATAAGAGCAACTTCTAATGGGAAGGTTGTGGATTGGTCTGTGCTTTGCTTGCCAGCTGCACAAGGATTAGGTTGGTTTGTGCTGAGTTTTGCAGCTCTGCATTGTAAATTCAAGGTGTCTGAGAAATTCCCACTGTTGTTGAGGGTCTGGTGGTCTGTGTCATTTCTGATTTGTCTGTGCACTTTATATGTTGATGGGAGAGGTTTTGCAATAGAAGGCTCAAAACACCTCCGTTCTCATGTTGTGGCAAATCTCGCTGTGACACCAGCCCTagcctttctttgttttgttgcatTTAGGGGTGTTACTGGTATTCATGTTTCTGGACACTCTGATCTTCAAGAGCCATTGcttcttgaagaagaagcagggTGTCTTAAAGTTACCCCTTATCATGAAGCTGGGCTTTTTAGCTTGGCCACACTTTCTTGGTTAAACCCACTTCTTTCAATTGGGGCAAAGAGACCGCTTGAGATCAAGGACATTCCTCTTCTTGCACCGCAAGATCGAGCCAAGACCAATTATAAGATCTTGAATTCAAATTGGGAGAAGTTGAAGGTTGAAAATCCTTCAAAACAGCCTTCTTTAGCCTGGGCAATTCTCAAGTCATTTTGGAAGGAGGCAGCTTGTAATGCCATATTTGCTGGCTTGAATACTCTTGTTTCATATGTTGGTCCGTTTATGATTAGCTATTTTGTCGATTATTTAGGGGGGATAGAGACTTTCCCCCATGAAGGGTATATCCTTGCTGGGACATTCTTTGCAGCCAAGCTTGTTGAGACCTTAACGACTCGGCAGTGGTATCTCGGGGTAGACATCTTGGGTATGCATGTAAGATCAGCTCTAACGGCAATGGTATACCGAAAAGGACTCAGGCTTTCCAGCACGGCCAAGCAAAGTCACACTAGTGGAGAGATTGTTAATTACATGGCTGTTGATGTGCAAAGGATAGGGGACTACTCCTGGTATCTCCATGACATGTGGATGCTTCCTATGCAAATCATTCTCGCCCTCGCAATTTTGTACAAGAATGTTGGAATTGCTTCTGTTGCGACGTTGATTGCCACCATTATCTCCATTGTTCTTACTGTTCCTGTGGCAAAGATACAAGAAGATTATCAAGACAAATTGATGACTGCGAAGGATGAAAGAATGAGGAAGACTTCCGAGTGTCTACGAAACATGAGGATTCTCAAGTTGCAAGCTTGGGAGGACAGGTACCGTTTGAAGTTAGAAGAGATGCGTGGTGTGGAGTTCAAGTGGCTACGCAAAGCCCTCTACTCTCAGGCTTTTATTACATTCATGTTCTGGAGCTCTCCTATATTTGTTTCAGCTGTAACTTTTGGTACCTCTATATTTTTGGGTCATCACCTCACTGCAGGTGGTGTTCTTTCTGCTCTAGCCACTTTCAGGATACTCCAAGAACCACTCAGGAATTTCCCTGATCTTGTATCAATGATGGCTCAGACAAAAGTTTCCCTTGATCGAATTTCTGGATTCCTGCAGGAGGAAGAGTTGCAGGAGGATGCAACAATTGTCCTGCCAAGAGGCATCACAAAAACGTCAGTAGAAATTAAAGATGGTGCGTTTTCCTGGGACCCTTCCTCTCCCAGGCCAACATTATCAGGAATACAAATGAAAGTGGAAAGAGGGATGCGTGTGGCTGTTTGTGGAATGGTTGGTTCtggaaaatcaagttttctctCTTGCAtccttggtgagatcccaaAAATCTCCGGTGAA GTAAAGTTATGCGGTACTGCTGCTTATGTTCCTCAGTCAGCGTGGATACAATCTGGaaatattgaagaaaatattcTTTTTGGCAGCCCAATGGATAAACCAAAGTACAAGAAGGTTATCCATGCTTGTTCACTGAAAAAAGATTTGGAACTTTTTTCACATGGAGATCAGACCATAATTGGTGATAGGGGTATAAATCTGAGTGGTGGCCAGAAGCAACGTGTGCAGCTTGCAAGGGCACTTTATCAAGATGCTGACATTTATTTACTTGATGACCCCTTTAGTGCAGTTGATGCACACACTGGGTCAGAGTTGTTTAAG GAATACATATTGACAGCATTAGAAGATAAAACTGTGATTTTCGTGACCCATCAAGTTGAATTTCTGCCGGCTGCTGATTTAATACTG GTTCTTAAAGGAGGGCGCATCATGCAGGCAGGAAAATATGATGATCTTTTACAGGCAGGAACTGATTTTAAATCACTAGTCTCAGCTCACCACGAAGCAATTGAAGCTATGGATATTCCTAATTACTCATCAGGAGATTCAGATCAAAGCTTGTGTCCAGATGGCTCTATTGAACTCCGAAAAAATCGTGATACACCTAGCAGTAGTGTTGACTGTTTGGCAAAGGAAGTGCAAGAAGGTGCATCAGCTTCAGAGCAGAAAGcaattaaagagaaaaagaaagcaaagcgTTCAAGAAAAAAGCAGCTTGTCCAGGAAGAGGAAAGGGTAAGAGGAAGAGTCAGCATGAAGGTTTACTTGTCATATATGGCTGCAGCATATAAAGGATGGCTGATTCCACCCATAATCATTGCACAAGCAATATTTCAGTTCCTTCAAATTGCTAGTAGTTGGTGGATGGCTTGGGCAAATCCCCAAACAGAAGGAGACCAACCGAAAGTGAGTTCGATGGTCCTTCTTGTTGTTTACATGGCCCTTGCATTTGGGAGCTCTTGGTTTATATTTGTTAGAGCTATTTTGGTAGCTACATTTGGTCTAGCAGCTGCACAGAAGTTGTTTGTGAAGATGCTTGGAAGTGTGTTCCGGGCACCAATGTCTTTCTTTGACTCTACTCCTGCTGGACGGATCTTGAATCGT GTATCAATTGATCAAAGTGTGGTGGATCTTGATATTCCTTTTAGACTTGGTGGGTTCGCTTCAACGACAATACAACTTATTGGTATTGTTGGTGTGATGACGACTGTTACCTGGCAAGTTTTGCTTCTTGTTATTCCTATGGCCATTGCTTGTTTGTGGATGCAG AAATACTACATGGCTTCATCAAGAGAACTGGTCCGAATTGTTAGCATCCAGAAGTCTCCAATTATCCATCTTTTTGGTGAGTCAATTGCTGGAGCTGCCACAATAAGAGGATTTGGACAAGAAAAAAGGTTCATGAAGAGGAATCTTTATCTTCTTGATTGTTTTGCTCGTCCATTCTTCTGCAGTATTGCAGCTATTGAATGGCTCTGCCTGCGCATGGAACTTCTCTCAACCTTTGTATTCGCTTTCTGCATGATTTTACTTGTGAGCTTTCCTCATGGAAGTATCGATCCAA GCATGGCGGGCCTTGCTGTGACATATGGCCTGAATTTGAATGCACGCCTATCACGGTGGATACTTAGCTTTTGCAAGCTTGAAAACAAGATTATTTCTATTGAAAGGATTTATCAGTACAGTCAAATCCCAAGTGAAGCTCCACCTGTTATTGAGGATTCTCATCCTCCATGTACATGGCCAGAGAATGGAACAATTGAAATGGTTGATTTAAAG GTTCGTTACAAGGAAAATCTTCCTGTGGTCCTTCATGGGGTAACTTGTACTTTTCCTGGTGGAAAGAATATTGGAATTGTTGGGCGTACTGGAAGTGGTAAATCTACTCTGATCCAGGCATTATTTCGACTAATTGAACCAGCAGGGGGGAGGATCCTAATAGACAACGTTGATATTTCAATGATTGGTCTTCATGATCTCCGTAGCCGTCTCAGTATCATACCCCAGGATCCTACCTTATTTGAAGGGACCATTAGGGGCAATCTTGATCCCCTTGAAGAGCATTTGGATCATGAAATTTGGCAG GCACTTGACAAATCTCAGCTTGGAGATATAATCCGTGAAAAAGAGCAAAAGCTTGATACACCAG TGCTGGAAAATGGAGATAATTGGAGTGTGGGGCAGCGACAACTTGTTTCTTTGGGCAGGGCATTGCTTAAGCAAGCAAAAATACTGGTGCTTGATGAAGCGACAGCGTCGGTTGATACAGCCACAGACAATCTCATTCAGAAAATTATTCGAACAGAGTTTAAGAACTGCACTGTGTGTACTATTGCACATCGTATCCCAACCGTAATTGACAGTGATCTTGTACTGGTACTCAGTGATG GTCGAGTTGCAGAGTTTGATACTCCTACAAGGCTTTTAGAAGATAAATCATCCATGTTTCTAAAATTGGTAACAGAATATTCATCAAGGTCTAGTGGCATACCAGATTTTTGA